One region of Jatrophihabitans cynanchi genomic DNA includes:
- a CDS encoding inorganic diphosphatase: MEFDVLIEIPRGSRNKYEVDHATGRMRLDRTLFTSTQYPADYGYIEETLGADGDPLDSLVILHGDPLYPGVLVRCRAIGMFRMTDEKGGDDKILAVPSTDPRLEHLRDIHHVPEFDRLEIQHFFEVYKDLEPGKSVEGAAWVGRTEAEAEIVASRQRLIDNPGVIAH, translated from the coding sequence GTGGAATTCGACGTCCTCATCGAGATCCCCCGCGGCAGCCGCAACAAGTATGAGGTGGACCACGCGACCGGTCGTATGCGCCTGGACCGCACGCTGTTCACGTCCACCCAGTACCCCGCGGACTACGGCTACATCGAGGAGACCCTCGGAGCGGACGGGGACCCGCTGGACTCGCTGGTGATCCTGCACGGCGACCCGCTCTACCCGGGCGTGCTGGTGCGGTGCCGGGCCATCGGCATGTTCCGGATGACGGACGAGAAGGGCGGCGACGACAAGATCCTTGCCGTCCCGTCGACCGACCCGCGGCTGGAGCACCTGCGCGACATCCATCACGTGCCCGAGTTCGACCGGCTGGAGATCCAGCACTTCTTCGAGGTCTACAAGGACCTCGAGCCGGGCAAGAGCGTCGAGGGCGCGGCCTGGGTCGGGCGCACCGAGGCCGAGGCCGAGATCGTCGCGTCGCGCCAGCGGCTGATCGACAACCCGGGCGTCATCGCGCACTGA